From the genome of Sporomusa sphaeroides DSM 2875:
ATCTGTTCCTAAATTTGAGCCTTGGTTGATGCCGGAAACGATAACATCAGGGAGGTCATGTGTCAGCAGGGATTCTAAAGCAACTTTGACACAATCGGTAGGAGTACCGCCAACCCGCCAAGCGCTGATATTCTGGCTGTCAATAGGATGTTTGTCTACCCATATAGGGTGATGTACAGTAATTGCCTGGCTGGAAGCACTTTTTTCACTGTCTGGTGCGACAACAGTAATTCTGGCAATTTGCGCCAGTTCTTGCCATAGTGCTCTTATCCCGGGCGCAAGTATTCCGTCATCATTGGTTAACAGTATATGCAAGAACACAACCTCCCTATATTATAATTGTCCCATTAACTTATGGGTTTGGGGAATTACACGAACATTTTTAAGTAAAGCTAATGCTTGCGCTTGATAGGCCAGCATATTGTCAGGCGAGACGGCTTCGCAGCCGTTCACCGGTGTTACCGGCTGTAAAATTACCGGAATGGTATCATCAATGCCGGCCACCAGGTTAAAAGCCTGGTGAATCTCCTCTTTACTGCTCTGAGCGGCAATTACTATTTTGACGAAAACCTCTTTAGCTGCTGCCAGACGCAAAAATTCATGATGTTCTTGCCAGTAATGCTTGCCGGAAGTACCTGGCAATTTGATATCCATACTAACAATATCTATATACGGCAATACCACAGCCAACTGCTCAAATAAGGTGCCATTGGTTTCAAGATATAGCGGAGCATTAAGTTTTGGTGCCAATTCGGCGAGCATTTTCGCCTGACACAGTGGCTCACCGCCGGTAAGACTGATCGAATGGTGTCTTATTGTCAACAGGGAATTAATCATTTGGGCCACAGAATCAATAGCCACCGGATTGGCTATCCGGATAAAATCACGTTCTCCCGGAGTGCGCTCTACTAAAGCTTGGCCAGAAAACTGGCGGGAATCCGGTGTGTCACAATAGGTACAGGTTAAATTGCAGCCGGCAAAGCGCACAAATATTTGTCTTGTGCCAACATATAATCCTTCACCCTGGATCGAAGAAAAGATTTCAACAAGATTAAGCATAATTACCCCTGTGGACAATATTTGACAGCCGACCTCGGTGACTCCCAGACCTGAATGCAGCGAACTTTAACATTCTGTTGGAATACCGGATTTTCGGCCAGTGTGTCATATATGTATTTTGCTATATTTTCTGCAGTTGGATTAATTGTTTTAAAAACCGGCAGATCATTAAGGTAATAGTGATCCAGGCTGTCTATTACTTTATTAACTTCTGCTTTGAGGTCTTTAAAATCCATAACCATTCCCAGGTGATTAAGCTCATGGCCGGTAACGGTAACTTCCACCTTCCAGTTGTGTCCATGCAAACGGCGGCATTTACCTGGATAATCGGGCAATTGGTGGGCCGCTTCGAATTCAGCAATAATGGTTAAATCGTACATGTCAACGCCTCCTCAAAAATAGGTTTTATCAGTTATATTATTCTGGCTGTTAGGACAAAAAAAGATGAGCATCCACTCACCTTTTATTTGATCGCTTGCTTACTTAAGAGGTTTTCTTTGGAGAACTCGTTAGAATTACTTAGTATTATCTCATGGTAACTAAGACTGCGGGTATGCGGGGTATGACTCCAGCTGCGGTCATTACGGTGCAGAAACCCTAAGAAGGTAATGGGTATCCAACTATATACAAATAGTGGATAGAAAATGGAGTAAACCCAGGTTTTCCAGCTAGCCCTAATCTTAGCCAAGACAATAATGGGAAACAGATACTGACCAATAGCAATGATTCGCCATACTTCTATCGGCAGAACCATGAACAAAATATTGGTATAAAAAGGTGTAATATAATAAACATAGTTTAGCAAAACAAAGGTTGTGGACAAGAGCAGAAAATGCGGTTGAACCAAATGAATAACGCCATCCAGCAGTCGTATATCCCGCCGTTTTATCCCTTCAGTGATTAATTTGGGGATATAGCGGCTGGCAACATCAAAGTGACCTTGAGCCCAGCGTTTGCGTTGTTTCCAGGACTGCATAAAAGTGAGCGGCTTTTCATCATATACGATGGCATCATGAGCCCAAGTGGTGCGGATTCCAATTAACAGCGTTTTCATGGTAAATTCCATGTCTTCGGTAAGACAGGTTGCTCCCCAGCCAAACCGCTTTAATATATCTGTTGAAATACACATACCGGTGCCACCAAGTACACTGGACAAGCCCAAATTATATTTTGCCAAATGCCATATATGGTTTACTACCCAGAACGAAATGGCAAAAGTACCGGAAATCCAGGTGTCATTAGGATTTTTAGCATCAAGATACCCTTGAATGACTTTTTCGCCTTTACATAAACGACTATTCATTTCCAGCAGAAAATTGGTATCTACTAAATTATCAGCGTCAAAAACAACAACAGCATCATATTGCTTCGGTTGCTCGAATAACTTTTCGAACATCCATTCCATCGCATAACCTTTGCCCCGTTGTTCCGAGTTAAAGCGCTCATATACGATTGCACCAGCGTTTTTAGCAATATGTGCCGTTTTATCTTTACAGTTATCAGCCACAA
Proteins encoded in this window:
- a CDS encoding 7-carboxy-7-deazaguanine synthase QueE, with translation MLNLVEIFSSIQGEGLYVGTRQIFVRFAGCNLTCTYCDTPDSRQFSGQALVERTPGERDFIRIANPVAIDSVAQMINSLLTIRHHSISLTGGEPLCQAKMLAELAPKLNAPLYLETNGTLFEQLAVVLPYIDIVSMDIKLPGTSGKHYWQEHHEFLRLAAAKEVFVKIVIAAQSSKEEIHQAFNLVAGIDDTIPVILQPVTPVNGCEAVSPDNMLAYQAQALALLKNVRVIPQTHKLMGQL
- the queD gene encoding 6-carboxytetrahydropterin synthase QueD, giving the protein MYDLTIIAEFEAAHQLPDYPGKCRRLHGHNWKVEVTVTGHELNHLGMVMDFKDLKAEVNKVIDSLDHYYLNDLPVFKTINPTAENIAKYIYDTLAENPVFQQNVKVRCIQVWESPRSAVKYCPQG
- a CDS encoding glycosyltransferase family 2 protein, with amino-acid sequence MNYIFDYIMIPMQLIIVFFTLYYFFIAFFGIVKRHEEKILTPKHTFAVIVAAHNEEQVIGQLVENLHVLKYPRELYDIYVVADNCKDKTAHIAKNAGAIVYERFNSEQRGKGYAMEWMFEKLFEQPKQYDAVVVFDADNLVDTNFLLEMNSRLCKGEKVIQGYLDAKNPNDTWISGTFAISFWVVNHIWHLAKYNLGLSSVLGGTGMCISTDILKRFGWGATCLTEDMEFTMKTLLIGIRTTWAHDAIVYDEKPLTFMQSWKQRKRWAQGHFDVASRYIPKLITEGIKRRDIRLLDGVIHLVQPHFLLLSTTFVLLNYVYYITPFYTNILFMVLPIEVWRIIAIGQYLFPIIVLAKIRASWKTWVYSIFYPLFVYSWIPITFLGFLHRNDRSWSHTPHTRSLSYHEIILSNSNEFSKENLLSKQAIK